One stretch of bacterium DNA includes these proteins:
- a CDS encoding DUF4079 domain-containing protein has translation METWQRVLAFAHPLWMVVSIALAIATARMGLEIRRRRAKGQPPGRALRARHLRFGKSAIAMVVVGFAAGPPSMLYFRERGVFDSFHAILGLIVLGLFLWTGWSGRALASGKAGARDVHRIAAGAAIASALASAIAGFTLLP, from the coding sequence GTGGAGACCTGGCAGCGCGTCCTCGCCTTCGCCCATCCACTCTGGATGGTCGTCTCGATCGCGCTGGCGATCGCGACCGCTCGAATGGGTCTGGAGATCCGTCGCCGTCGCGCGAAGGGGCAACCGCCCGGACGCGCGCTTCGAGCGCGTCATCTCCGATTCGGGAAGTCCGCGATCGCGATGGTCGTCGTCGGCTTCGCCGCCGGCCCGCCGTCGATGCTCTACTTCCGCGAGCGCGGCGTCTTCGACAGCTTTCACGCGATTCTCGGACTGATCGTGCTCGGCCTCTTCCTCTGGACGGGTTGGAGCGGTCGAGCGCTCGCGAGCGGAAAGGCGGGGGCACGTGACGTCCATCGGATCGCGGCGGGTGCGGCGATCGCGTCCGCGCTGGCGTCCGCGATCGCGGGCTTCACACTGCTGCCCTGA
- a CDS encoding NUDIX hydrolase, producing the protein MAESDSDDRSNPPIAPPPAWRVVDEEHLQHCKVFDVHRATMESPRTGDAHPFYRIESPDWVNVVALTRDEHLVLVRQFRHGSRTVTLEIPGGLIDPGETPAQAAGRELLEETGFRAGRLEDLGSLNPNPALFGNRVHMQLALECEQVDVIRNESTEHTTFELLPVTNLRAVVREIGIDHALAVSALYAYEIWRDARR; encoded by the coding sequence ATGGCCGAATCCGACTCCGATGACCGCTCGAACCCCCCGATCGCACCGCCGCCCGCCTGGCGTGTCGTCGACGAGGAACACCTCCAGCACTGCAAGGTCTTCGACGTCCATCGCGCGACGATGGAATCGCCGCGGACCGGCGATGCGCATCCTTTCTACCGGATCGAGTCGCCGGATTGGGTGAACGTCGTGGCCCTCACGCGCGACGAACATCTCGTCCTCGTCCGTCAGTTCCGGCACGGGTCGCGGACCGTCACCCTCGAGATTCCAGGGGGTCTGATCGACCCGGGCGAGACGCCCGCGCAGGCGGCAGGTCGGGAGCTGCTCGAGGAGACCGGATTCCGCGCGGGCCGGCTCGAGGATCTCGGCTCGCTCAATCCGAATCCCGCGCTCTTCGGCAATCGTGTCCACATGCAGCTCGCCCTCGAGTGCGAGCAGGTCGACGTGATCCGGAACGAGTCGACGGAGCACACGACCTTCGAGCTGCTTCCGGTGACGAACCTTCGCGCCGTCGTGCGCGAGATCGGCATCGACCACGCGCTCGCAGTCTCCGCGCTCTACGCGTACGAGATCTGGCGCGACGCGCGACGTTGA
- a CDS encoding nuclear transport factor 2 family protein yields MNPIQRFIEFAAAFEKSFADDDWSRLEGFLTEDAVYEVTGGPPLGGRWEGRDAVLAQLKASVDELDRRFDARKTELLGAPVAVDDTVTFDWRGTYSLAGKPDLVFSGTERVEFEGDRIRFFADLVNEGDDARIQAYQAAHLAD; encoded by the coding sequence TTGAACCCCATCCAGCGCTTCATCGAGTTCGCCGCCGCCTTCGAAAAGTCCTTCGCCGACGACGACTGGAGTCGACTCGAAGGTTTCCTGACCGAGGACGCCGTCTACGAAGTCACCGGCGGCCCACCCCTCGGCGGCCGTTGGGAAGGGCGCGACGCGGTCCTCGCCCAGCTGAAGGCGAGCGTTGACGAGCTCGATCGGCGCTTCGACGCACGAAAGACGGAACTCCTCGGCGCGCCGGTGGCCGTCGACGACACCGTCACCTTCGACTGGCGCGGGACCTACAGCCTCGCCGGCAAGCCGGATCTCGTCTTCAGCGGAACGGAACGCGTCGAGTTCGAGGGCGATCGGATCCGGTTCTTCGCCGATCTCGTGAACGAAGGCGACGACGCTCGGATTCAGGCGTACCAGGCAGCGCATCTCGCCGACTAG
- a CDS encoding 2Fe-2S iron-sulfur cluster-binding protein produces MRCRVRFLPSEKELEIEAGELTLLEATRAVGLPIASACGENGACARCGLEIVEGADAIEAPSDREVRIKERNRIDETLRLACRVRPSGDVTVRAAYW; encoded by the coding sequence ATGCGTTGCCGAGTCCGATTCCTGCCCTCCGAGAAGGAGCTCGAAATCGAAGCCGGGGAGTTGACCCTCCTCGAGGCGACCCGTGCCGTCGGCCTTCCGATCGCGAGCGCCTGCGGCGAGAACGGGGCTTGTGCGCGATGCGGGCTCGAGATCGTCGAAGGCGCGGACGCGATCGAAGCGCCATCTGATCGAGAGGTGCGCATCAAGGAACGCAATCGCATCGACGAGACTCTCCGCCTGGCCTGCCGCGTACGGCCGAGCGGCGACGTCACCGTTCGCGCGGCGTACTGGTAG
- a CDS encoding aminoglycoside phosphotransferase family protein produces the protein MTPKTPPAEVAIDEGLVRRLLRAQHPDLEDRTLALVGEGWDNAMYRLGDDLVVRLPRREVAAKLVRHEQRALATLAPRLPIPIPTPVRRGVPGEAYPWAWSVIPWFDGEEAVSSPPPDGDAERFVEFLRALHAPAPPDAPENSVRGIPLVQRAEAVETWFAELRRETDVVTPTIEAAWADAVAAPIAEIDVWLHGDLHGRNVLIRDGRFAAIIDWGDVTSGDAACDLASIWMLFEDPAVRADALDRYGADEALRRRALGSAISFAAVLLAHGRRDAPLLARIGANTFRRVETDLA, from the coding sequence ATGACGCCGAAGACGCCGCCCGCCGAAGTCGCGATCGACGAGGGCCTCGTCCGGCGTCTCCTTCGAGCGCAGCATCCCGACCTCGAGGACCGGACCCTCGCCCTGGTCGGCGAGGGCTGGGACAACGCGATGTACCGACTCGGCGACGACCTCGTCGTTCGCCTGCCCCGACGCGAAGTGGCCGCGAAGCTCGTGCGGCACGAGCAGCGCGCGCTCGCGACCCTCGCGCCCCGGCTGCCGATTCCGATCCCGACGCCCGTGCGGCGGGGCGTGCCCGGCGAGGCCTACCCCTGGGCCTGGAGCGTGATCCCCTGGTTCGACGGCGAAGAGGCCGTGTCCTCACCGCCGCCGGACGGAGACGCGGAACGCTTCGTCGAGTTCCTCCGCGCTCTCCACGCGCCTGCCCCCCCGGACGCGCCCGAGAACTCCGTGCGCGGCATCCCGCTCGTCCAGCGGGCCGAGGCCGTCGAGACCTGGTTCGCAGAGCTCCGCCGAGAGACCGACGTCGTCACACCCACGATCGAGGCGGCCTGGGCGGACGCGGTCGCTGCACCGATCGCGGAGATCGACGTCTGGCTCCACGGCGATCTGCACGGCCGCAACGTCCTGATTCGCGACGGCCGCTTCGCCGCGATCATCGATTGGGGCGACGTCACGAGTGGCGACGCCGCCTGTGACCTCGCATCGATCTGGATGTTGTTCGAGGACCCGGCGGTCCGCGCGGACGCACTCGATCGCTACGGCGCGGACGAAGCGCTCCGGCGGCGCGCGCTCGGCTCCGCGATCAGCTTCGCCGCGGTGCTCCTCGCGCACGGGCGTCGGGACGCCCCGCTCCTCGCCCGGATCGGTGCGAACACGTTCCGCCGGGTCGAGACGGACCTCGCCTAG
- a CDS encoding CbiX/SirB N-terminal domain-containing protein has product MSVPRRALLIVDHGSRNENANRAISDFAGRIAEARPDWRVAHAHMELAQPDVSSTIDALVEDGVNEIHVHLHFLGRGYHVRETIPELMDAARARHAELRITISDPIGEHPRLVEIVLESLSPAEG; this is encoded by the coding sequence ATGAGCGTCCCCCGCCGAGCCCTCCTGATCGTCGACCATGGCAGTCGCAACGAGAACGCGAACCGGGCCATCTCCGACTTCGCAGGCCGAATCGCCGAAGCCCGACCGGATTGGCGGGTCGCCCACGCGCACATGGAGCTGGCGCAGCCCGACGTGTCGTCGACGATCGATGCCCTCGTCGAAGACGGCGTGAACGAGATCCACGTCCATCTGCATTTCCTGGGTCGCGGCTATCACGTCCGCGAAACGATCCCCGAGCTGATGGACGCCGCGCGCGCCCGCCATGCGGAGCTCCGCATCACGATCTCCGATCCGATCGGTGAACACCCGCGCCTGGTCGAGATCGTGCTCGAGAGCCTCAGCCCGGCCGAAGGCTGA
- a CDS encoding chloride channel protein — protein MSSSSTEARSLLERGGHLYMVGCAVFVGLAGALGAVLFRLMIRLIQGLFFEGTAGVAAVFEEGIAAETRDPLDVAQQLAWYWRIAIPAAGGALVGPLIYFFAREARGHGIPEVMKAVAIRGGVIRARIVGVKALASALSIGTGGSVGREGPIVQIGSAFGSTIGQKLQLNAAGVRTLVGCGAAAGISATFNAPIAGAIFAAEIIVGDFAVTQFTPIVISSVVASVVTRYAIGNHPAFPVPDYEIVSPFELGPYMVAGIVAGLVAVAFIRTLTFAEDTFERVPLPEWSKATVGGALVGLMAVWLPNVYGVGYTTISGALTGQLAAGLMGLLVVAKIVATSITIGSGGSGGVFAPSLFLGATAGGVVGYLVEQYFPGATATSGAYALVTMGAVVAAATHAPVSAIIIIFELTQTIDIIPALMTACVISTLVAQLSYRDSIYTTKLRRQGVDIFEKQNPNVLKDLSVRDVIVLDPVVIPASADFKTILDLVVASPHNQFYVASLSGAHMGAISLQEIRRLIYEQDALQHVVVAGDLVDSSHPSVTDDVDLSVVMSIFSSSHVDEIAVVNADDPKKLVGTIREKDVIEASHTEQLRRDLAGGMQTSLRAAGAGQTVDLGDGHQLREIMAPPHVVGRSLRKLGLRERLGVQILLVRSRRSDGSTHLRVPHGEDVLVEGDAVIVAGTTQALDMLDALSTQPPPETTL, from the coding sequence TTGTCCTCCTCGTCCACCGAAGCCCGAAGCCTGCTCGAACGCGGCGGACACCTCTACATGGTGGGCTGCGCGGTCTTCGTCGGCCTCGCGGGCGCGCTGGGCGCGGTCCTGTTCCGGCTGATGATCCGCCTGATCCAGGGCCTCTTCTTCGAGGGGACCGCCGGCGTCGCAGCCGTCTTCGAGGAAGGGATCGCCGCCGAGACGCGCGACCCCCTCGACGTCGCGCAGCAGCTCGCCTGGTACTGGCGGATCGCCATCCCCGCCGCCGGTGGCGCCCTCGTCGGCCCGCTCATCTACTTCTTCGCTCGGGAAGCCCGGGGTCACGGGATCCCCGAGGTCATGAAGGCGGTCGCGATTCGCGGCGGCGTGATTCGCGCGCGGATCGTCGGCGTGAAGGCGCTCGCCTCCGCCCTCTCGATCGGGACCGGCGGCTCGGTCGGCCGCGAGGGTCCGATCGTCCAGATCGGCTCCGCCTTCGGCTCGACGATCGGGCAGAAGCTCCAGCTGAATGCCGCCGGGGTTCGCACCCTCGTGGGCTGCGGTGCGGCCGCGGGCATCTCGGCCACGTTCAACGCCCCGATCGCCGGCGCGATCTTCGCGGCGGAGATCATCGTCGGCGACTTCGCCGTCACCCAGTTCACGCCGATCGTGATCAGCTCGGTCGTCGCGTCCGTGGTCACCCGATACGCGATCGGCAACCACCCGGCGTTCCCGGTTCCGGACTACGAGATCGTGAGCCCCTTCGAGCTCGGACCCTACATGGTCGCCGGCATCGTCGCGGGTCTCGTCGCCGTCGCATTCATCCGCACGCTCACCTTCGCCGAAGACACCTTCGAGCGCGTGCCGCTCCCCGAGTGGTCGAAGGCGACGGTCGGCGGCGCGCTCGTCGGCCTGATGGCCGTCTGGCTGCCGAACGTCTACGGCGTCGGCTACACGACGATCTCCGGCGCTCTGACCGGTCAGCTCGCGGCGGGCCTGATGGGTCTCCTCGTCGTCGCGAAGATCGTCGCCACGTCCATCACGATCGGCTCCGGCGGCTCGGGCGGCGTCTTCGCGCCCTCCCTCTTCCTGGGCGCGACCGCCGGCGGCGTCGTCGGCTACCTGGTCGAGCAGTATTTCCCGGGCGCGACCGCGACGAGCGGCGCGTACGCGCTCGTCACGATGGGGGCCGTCGTCGCGGCGGCGACCCACGCGCCGGTCTCGGCGATCATCATCATCTTCGAGCTGACGCAGACGATCGACATCATCCCGGCGCTGATGACCGCCTGCGTGATCTCGACCCTCGTCGCCCAGCTCTCCTACCGCGACTCGATCTACACGACGAAGCTACGCCGCCAGGGCGTCGACATCTTCGAGAAGCAGAACCCGAACGTGCTCAAGGACCTCTCGGTCCGCGACGTGATCGTGCTCGACCCGGTGGTGATCCCGGCGAGCGCCGACTTCAAGACGATCCTCGACCTGGTCGTCGCCAGTCCGCACAACCAGTTCTACGTGGCGAGCCTCTCCGGCGCGCACATGGGTGCGATTTCGCTGCAGGAGATCCGACGCCTGATCTACGAGCAGGACGCGCTCCAGCACGTCGTCGTCGCCGGCGACCTGGTCGATTCGAGCCATCCGTCGGTGACCGACGACGTGGATCTCTCGGTCGTGATGTCGATCTTCAGCTCGAGCCACGTCGACGAGATCGCGGTCGTGAACGCCGACGACCCCAAGAAGCTCGTCGGCACGATCCGCGAGAAGGACGTGATCGAAGCGAGCCACACCGAGCAGCTCCGTCGGGATCTGGCCGGCGGAATGCAGACGAGTCTCCGCGCCGCCGGCGCGGGACAGACCGTCGACCTCGGCGACGGCCATCAGCTGCGCGAGATCATGGCGCCACCCCACGTCGTCGGGCGGTCGCTGCGCAAGCTCGGCCTGCGCGAGCGGCTAGGCGTCCAGATCCTGCTCGTGCGATCCCGGAGATCCGACGGCTCGACGCACCTGCGCGTGCCCCACGGCGAAGACGTCCTCGTCGAGGGTGACGCGGTGATCGTCGCGGGAACGACGCAGGCCCTCGACATGCTCGACGCGCTCTCGACGCAGCCGCCGCCGGAGACGACGCTCTAG
- a CDS encoding competence/damage-inducible protein A, which translates to MATAALLVIGNEILSGKVRDTNSAFLAVELRKLGVDLERILTIPDDIDLIARETRDMSERFDFVFTSGGIGPTHDDMTMDGVAKAFDRELEMNQSMVDRMARYSDKPLNDAMKKMAIIPTGAEIIDVGGLWFPVVIVENVHVFPGIPELFEKKFHSLSDRFSGVPFQLKKFYVRPAESDIAEILNALLREFPELMLGSYPRINEEHYRVMLTLESRDESYLEKAMESLVANLPPDSVYKIE; encoded by the coding sequence ATGGCCACCGCGGCACTTCTCGTCATCGGCAACGAAATCCTCTCGGGCAAGGTGCGCGATACCAACTCGGCGTTCCTCGCCGTGGAGCTGCGGAAGCTGGGCGTCGATCTCGAGCGAATCCTGACGATCCCCGACGACATCGACCTGATCGCCCGCGAGACCCGGGACATGTCGGAACGCTTCGACTTCGTCTTCACGTCCGGCGGGATCGGTCCGACCCACGACGACATGACGATGGACGGGGTCGCGAAGGCCTTCGATCGCGAGCTGGAGATGAACCAGTCGATGGTCGACCGGATGGCGCGTTATTCGGACAAACCGCTGAACGACGCGATGAAGAAGATGGCGATCATCCCGACCGGCGCGGAGATCATCGACGTGGGCGGGCTCTGGTTTCCGGTCGTGATCGTCGAGAACGTGCACGTCTTCCCGGGGATCCCGGAGCTCTTCGAGAAGAAGTTCCACTCGCTCTCGGATCGTTTCAGCGGCGTGCCTTTCCAGCTGAAGAAGTTCTACGTCCGTCCGGCGGAGAGCGACATCGCCGAGATCCTGAACGCGCTGCTGCGCGAGTTCCCCGAGCTGATGCTCGGCAGCTACCCGCGGATCAACGAGGAGCACTACCGCGTGATGCTGACGCTCGAGTCCCGCGACGAGAGCTACCTCGAGAAGGCGATGGAGAGCCTCGTCGCGAACCTGCCCCCCGACTCGGTCTACAAGATCGAGTAG